The Paenibacillus beijingensis nucleotide sequence CCGTCGTCACGGCGTTGCCCTCACACCAGTCGGAGAGCGAATCGTTCGGATCTTCCGGGAGATTCTTCAAGGGTATGATAAAATTGACCAGGAAATCGCCAGCGAAAATGGAATGGAAACCGGCTGCGTACGCATCGGCGCTTTCCCGGTCGCTGCGTCTTATTTTGTTCCGAAACTGATCAGCCATATCAAACAACACTATCCAAAGCTGGAATTTAGCATCGTGGAAGGTACCATTGCAGATGTACAGGAATGGCTGGATAACCGGCAAATCGATGTTGGCCTGCTCATCCCCTCGGATAAAACCACCCATTCTTCCCCTCTTTACCGGGAAGGCATATATGCGGTCATGAGAGACGATCACCCGCTAAATGAGAAGAGCGATATTAGCCCCAAAGATTTGCGTGAGGAACCCATGCTGATTTGCAAAGCTGGTTACGAACCTCCTGTCCTGAAGTGGTTTGAAAGTGCCGGGGAGGCGCCAAAGGTAGAGTACATTCTCTACAACTACAGAACCGCGCTCCAAATGGTTCTTGAAGGCGAAGGTTTGGCTGTAATGTCCGAGCTATCCCTTTTGGACCTTCCTCAAGGCATCGCGCTGAAGCGTCTGTCTCCTGAGGCCTACCGGGATATTCACATCGCCTCCGGTCCCGTGGAGGACTGTACCATTGCGGTAAAAACATTTATCGAGACGGCTCAGAAATTGTTCCCATTTCAAGCTAAACATGAGCCCTTGATTGAAATTTAAGCTTTTTCCTTCCCCTAA carries:
- a CDS encoding LysR family transcriptional regulator, whose translation is MNKSLLQLIVAISETRSFTTAGEKMNMTQPAVSRAVTSLERELGVTLLIRDRRHGVALTPVGERIVRIFREILQGYDKIDQEIASENGMETGCVRIGAFPVAASYFVPKLISHIKQHYPKLEFSIVEGTIADVQEWLDNRQIDVGLLIPSDKTTHSSPLYREGIYAVMRDDHPLNEKSDISPKDLREEPMLICKAGYEPPVLKWFESAGEAPKVEYILYNYRTALQMVLEGEGLAVMSELSLLDLPQGIALKRLSPEAYRDIHIASGPVEDCTIAVKTFIETAQKLFPFQAKHEPLIEI